In the Borrelia turicatae 91E135 genome, one interval contains:
- a CDS encoding Na+/H+ antiporter NhaC family protein — translation MNKVSHVQPNFLGLVPFLVFIVVYVGTGVVLEIQGVEMAFYQMPPIIAMLLAVVTAFLLFKGSFIDKMNDFIEGCSQTDIIFISFIFMISGAFSAVCKEIGSIETVATIGLRYIPANLLIAGIFLICLFLSTATGSFLGTVVAITPIGFEIADKSGIPLPMVAGAVLGGGAFGDSMSLISDTTIIASRTQGVKIIDVFRNGAFFTFPASILSTVAFAVLGSYIGGIGVNVELGEISYLKVIPYLFVIIFAFLGVDVFLVLFFGILIAGGIGIVNGDLTLLLMFKNINAGLLDLSEMLILVIFTGGVSYMTIRHGGFEWILTKLKYFAKCRRSAEFTITFLIIMVTGFLSNSGLAILVNGTVTKGISEANSVCPKRCAALLSISSCALIGALPYGMHMISLINIAKGTISPLDIMPFLFYQVFLGVIIIVSIAFFGLKNQFLNSAKV, via the coding sequence ATGAACAAAGTTAGTCATGTACAGCCAAATTTTTTAGGGCTTGTTCCTTTTCTTGTTTTTATTGTTGTTTATGTAGGAACAGGAGTGGTTTTAGAGATTCAAGGTGTAGAGATGGCTTTTTATCAAATGCCACCAATAATTGCTATGTTATTAGCTGTTGTTACGGCATTCCTTTTATTTAAGGGTTCGTTTATAGATAAGATGAATGACTTTATTGAAGGATGTTCACAGACTGATATTATATTTATATCTTTCATCTTTATGATTTCAGGTGCTTTTTCGGCTGTTTGTAAAGAAATAGGTAGCATTGAAACCGTAGCAACTATTGGACTTAGGTATATACCTGCTAATTTGTTGATAGCAGGCATATTTTTAATATGCCTTTTTCTATCTACTGCAACTGGAAGTTTTCTTGGAACCGTTGTGGCTATTACTCCAATTGGATTTGAAATAGCAGATAAAAGTGGTATCCCATTGCCAATGGTTGCAGGAGCTGTGCTTGGAGGTGGTGCTTTTGGTGATAGCATGTCTTTAATATCAGATACAACTATTATTGCAAGTCGTACACAAGGAGTTAAAATTATAGATGTTTTTAGAAATGGTGCTTTTTTTACATTTCCTGCATCTATTTTATCAACTGTAGCATTTGCTGTTTTAGGCTCTTATATTGGTGGTATTGGAGTTAATGTTGAACTTGGTGAGATAAGTTATTTGAAAGTGATTCCTTACCTTTTTGTTATAATTTTTGCGTTTTTAGGAGTGGATGTATTTTTAGTTTTATTTTTTGGAATATTGATTGCTGGTGGTATTGGCATTGTTAATGGTGATTTAACTTTGCTTTTAATGTTTAAAAATATTAATGCTGGACTTTTAGATTTAAGTGAGATGCTTATTCTTGTTATTTTTACAGGAGGAGTTTCTTATATGACTATTAGGCATGGGGGTTTTGAGTGGATTTTAACTAAGTTGAAGTATTTTGCTAAGTGCAGAAGGAGTGCCGAGTTTACAATTACTTTTTTAATAATTATGGTGACAGGTTTTCTTTCAAATAGCGGTCTTGCAATTTTAGTTAATGGGACTGTTACTAAGGGTATATCTGAAGCAAACTCTGTATGTCCTAAGCGTTGTGCAGCATTGCTTTCAATTTCTTCTTGTGCGTTAATTGGTGCTTTGCCATATGGTATGCATATGATAAGTTTGATAAATATTGCAAAAGGGACCATATCTCCACTTGATATCATGCCATTTTTGTTTTATCAAGTATTTTTAGGCGTCATTATTATTGTGTCCATAGCTTTTTTTGGGTTGAAAAATCAGTTTTTAAATTCTGCTAAAGTTTGA
- a CDS encoding ABC transporter substrate-binding protein: MKKFLILAIILIVTSCSSQKTQSTLNVLNWAEYIDEKLLAQFERENNIKINYECFNNNEEMMAKFNNTKGYYDIIVPSEYLIGELISESKIEKLDYSKLQNVKNNILDKLYNLEHDFGNFYSVPLFWGVMGILYNKTKVDINDMNEFDILFNEKYKQEIAMLDSPKENIGVALKKLGYSFNEHNISIIKRAEELLKKQSPLVIGYFSDIAAKSLILNGESSIQLTWSGEALDAMLKDPNLDFYVPNSTNIWVDVMVIPSDAPHKELAYKFINFLYENEASYANFKETKYNSPNKNVLNRLQEEAKENPEINIYLEEKFLPTNFSNHEVFKTVPKEVKEEQMRIYVELSS; this comes from the coding sequence TTGAAAAAATTTTTAATATTAGCAATAATTTTAATAGTCACCTCTTGTTCTTCTCAAAAAACACAAAGTACTCTTAATGTCCTCAACTGGGCAGAATATATTGATGAAAAATTACTAGCTCAATTTGAAAGAGAAAATAATATAAAAATCAATTATGAATGTTTCAATAACAATGAAGAAATGATGGCAAAATTTAATAACACAAAAGGTTATTATGACATCATAGTTCCATCAGAATATTTGATTGGAGAATTAATAAGTGAAAGCAAAATTGAAAAGCTAGATTATTCAAAACTGCAAAATGTAAAAAATAATATATTAGATAAACTTTACAATCTAGAACATGACTTTGGTAATTTTTATTCTGTACCTCTCTTTTGGGGAGTAATGGGAATACTTTATAACAAAACCAAAGTTGACATAAACGACATGAATGAATTTGATATACTATTTAACGAAAAATATAAACAAGAAATTGCAATGTTAGACTCGCCAAAAGAAAATATTGGGGTTGCACTTAAAAAACTTGGCTATTCCTTCAATGAACACAACATATCCATAATCAAACGAGCCGAGGAACTACTCAAAAAACAATCTCCCTTGGTAATAGGTTATTTTTCAGATATTGCTGCAAAATCACTAATACTCAATGGTGAATCATCAATCCAACTAACATGGAGCGGAGAAGCACTAGATGCAATGCTTAAAGATCCCAATTTAGACTTTTATGTACCTAATAGTACAAATATCTGGGTTGATGTCATGGTAATTCCATCAGACGCACCTCATAAAGAACTTGCTTATAAATTCATAAACTTTCTTTATGAAAATGAGGCATCTTATGCAAACTTTAAAGAGACAAAATATAATTCACCAAACAAAAATGTATTGAATCGATTACAGGAAGAAGCAAAGGAAAATCCTGAAATAAATATATACTTAGAAGAAAAATTTCTTCCAACAAACTTTTCAAACCACGAAGTATTTAAAACAGTACCTAAAGAAGTTAAAGAAGAACAAATGAGAATATATGTAGAATTATCATCCTAA
- a CDS encoding ABC transporter permease, translating into MLKILKNTFLFLTLGFVYAPILILIIYSFNAGNNGFFFQGFSLKWYKEVFASQQIKIVIYNTLLIAIVSSLISIVIGVLGAYSIYKTKNKKIKTILLSINKIPIINPDIVTGISLMTFFSLIKIQLGFSTMLMSHIIFSTPYIIIIILPKLYSLSENVIDAARDLGASEIQIFKNIIYPEIIGSVVTGGLIAFTLSIDDFLISFFTTGQGFNNLSILINSLTKRGIKPIINAISSILFFVILSLLFIINKCVGIKKLTVDTEI; encoded by the coding sequence ATGCTTAAAATACTAAAAAATACTTTTTTATTTCTGACACTTGGATTTGTTTATGCGCCCATATTAATTTTAATAATTTATTCTTTTAACGCAGGGAATAATGGATTTTTTTTTCAAGGATTTAGCCTAAAATGGTATAAGGAAGTCTTTGCATCACAGCAAATAAAAATAGTTATATATAATACTTTATTAATAGCAATAGTATCATCCTTAATTTCTATTGTAATTGGTGTTCTGGGGGCTTACAGTATTTACAAAACAAAAAACAAAAAAATAAAAACCATCCTGTTATCAATCAATAAAATACCAATAATTAATCCTGACATCGTAACAGGAATTAGTTTAATGACATTTTTTTCTTTGATAAAAATACAGCTGGGTTTTTCTACAATGCTAATGTCTCACATAATCTTCTCAACACCTTACATAATAATAATAATTTTGCCTAAATTATATTCTCTTTCAGAAAACGTTATTGATGCAGCTCGAGATCTTGGAGCATCAGAAATCCAAATTTTTAAAAACATAATATATCCAGAAATAATTGGAAGTGTGGTAACAGGGGGGCTCATTGCATTTACATTATCGATTGATGACTTTTTAATATCATTTTTCACAACAGGCCAAGGGTTTAATAATTTATCAATACTCATAAACTCTTTAACTAAGAGAGGAATAAAACCAATAATTAATGCCATTTCTTCTATACTATTTTTTGTAATACTCAGCCTTCTATTTATTATAAATAAATGTGTAGGAATCAAAAAATTAACAGTAGATACAGAAATTTAA
- a CDS encoding ABC transporter permease produces the protein MNRIILILYTLFLSIFIIFPLVIIIGLGFFNEQNELTFANFIKLLEPSYLRIFSRSINFALITTIFCMLIGYPTAWFISMSKKSVQNMLIIMIILPMWINTLLRTYAWIRILGKNGIINNLLKAMGLETIELLYNEKAVIIGMVYNFLPFMVLPIYIGLSKIKYEYIEAARDLGARMWQVLLYIKLPLTLSYLATGIIMVFIPSITVLIISDLLGGAKQILIGNLIEKQFLFVEDWHTGAAISFIVMIVILIFNLIILKLMQKTT, from the coding sequence ATGAATAGAATAATTCTAATACTATATACTTTATTCTTATCAATCTTTATTATCTTCCCATTAGTAATAATAATAGGTTTAGGATTTTTCAATGAGCAAAATGAACTCACATTTGCAAATTTTATAAAATTATTAGAACCAAGCTACTTAAGAATTTTTTCAAGAAGCATAAACTTTGCCTTAATTACAACCATATTTTGTATGCTAATTGGATATCCCACCGCATGGTTCATATCCATGTCAAAAAAAAGCGTTCAAAATATGCTCATCATAATGATAATACTCCCTATGTGGATCAATACCCTACTTAGAACTTATGCTTGGATCAGAATATTAGGAAAAAATGGAATTATTAATAATTTGCTAAAAGCCATGGGACTTGAAACTATAGAACTGCTCTACAATGAAAAAGCCGTAATAATCGGTATGGTATATAATTTTCTACCATTTATGGTCTTACCAATATATATAGGACTTTCGAAAATAAAATATGAATATATTGAAGCTGCAAGGGACCTTGGTGCAAGAATGTGGCAAGTATTATTATACATAAAGCTACCATTAACATTATCATATCTTGCGACAGGAATAATAATGGTATTCATACCTTCAATCACAGTGTTGATCATATCAGATCTATTAGGTGGCGCTAAACAAATTTTAATCGGCAATTTAATTGAAAAACAATTCTTATTCGTAGAAGATTGGCATACTGGCGCTGCTATTTCATTTATTGTAATGATAGTAATATTGATATTCAACTTAATAATACTTAAATTAATGCAAAAAACAACATAA
- a CDS encoding ABC transporter ATP-binding protein translates to MNNYILEIKDLSHYYTDSNNKTLDTINLKIKKNEFITLLGPSGCGKTTLIKIIGGFLNQNKGEIHFLSKEISKITPNKREINTVFQNYALFPHMNVFDNISFGLRMKKVNKNLIQEKVKAALSLIGMQKYAYRNINELSGGQKQRVAIARAIIMEPKLLLLDEPLSALDLKMRQEMQKELKKIQRKLGITFIYVTHDQEEALTMSDRIVVMNEGIILQIGTPEEIYNEPKTRFVASFIGESNIFEGTYEKEFIVKMFGKDFKCLDKGFKNKEPVDLVIRPEDVKILPKGQGHLSGIITSAVFQGVHYEMTLEIQKSHWLVQSTKLTKVGEEVDISLGPDDIHVMCKE, encoded by the coding sequence TTGAATAATTACATCCTAGAGATTAAAGACTTAAGTCATTATTATACTGATAGTAATAATAAAACTCTAGATACAATTAATTTAAAAATTAAAAAAAATGAATTTATTACCCTACTTGGTCCATCAGGATGCGGTAAAACAACACTAATAAAAATAATAGGGGGTTTTTTAAATCAAAACAAAGGAGAAATTCATTTCCTATCAAAAGAGATTTCAAAAATTACACCTAATAAAAGAGAAATTAATACTGTATTTCAAAACTATGCTCTCTTCCCACACATGAATGTTTTCGACAATATCTCATTCGGACTTAGAATGAAAAAAGTAAACAAAAATTTAATTCAAGAAAAAGTAAAAGCCGCACTTTCCTTAATTGGTATGCAAAAATACGCTTACAGAAATATTAATGAACTATCAGGTGGACAAAAACAAAGAGTCGCAATTGCAAGAGCAATAATTATGGAACCTAAACTTTTATTATTAGATGAACCACTCTCAGCTCTTGACTTAAAGATGAGACAAGAAATGCAAAAAGAACTTAAAAAAATACAAAGAAAGCTTGGAATAACATTCATCTATGTCACACACGATCAAGAAGAAGCATTAACAATGAGCGACAGAATAGTAGTAATGAATGAAGGAATAATCCTTCAAATTGGAACACCGGAAGAAATTTATAATGAACCCAAAACAAGATTTGTAGCCAGTTTTATTGGCGAGAGCAATATTTTTGAAGGAACGTACGAAAAAGAATTTATAGTCAAAATGTTTGGTAAAGATTTCAAATGTCTTGATAAAGGATTTAAAAATAAAGAACCCGTTGACCTTGTAATACGACCAGAAGACGTAAAAATATTACCAAAAGGCCAGGGACATTTAAGTGGAATAATTACTTCAGCTGTATTCCAGGGTGTACACTACGAAATGACACTAGAAATTCAAAAATCTCATTGGTTAGTTCAAAGCACAAAACTGACAAAAGTTGGTGAAGAAGTTGATATCTCATTAGGCCCTGATGATATTCATGTAATGTGCAAGGAATAA
- the ylqF gene encoding ribosome biogenesis GTPase YlqF, which produces MSNKINWFPGHMKRALDLIQENLQRTNIVLEILDARAPLSSQNPLTEKIIKNSNRNKIILLNKSDLAQEEEILKWREYFETLGNNVLITNIYKKGMKKQIIDNIIKIANVKKIKTYEEKIKVLVIGVPNVGKSSIINLLVGKKSTSVANKPGHTKNIQILKINERINIFDMPGILWHNLEDQEIAKKLAILDMIKNEIIDNTELALYLLKKMHINNKTKLLNKYNIISTNSLEILEEFAKTRGFINKKHKIDIERASKILIKEYREGKFGKIILDVKRHNNNKYKSFT; this is translated from the coding sequence ATGTCAAATAAAATCAACTGGTTCCCTGGTCATATGAAAAGAGCATTAGACTTAATCCAAGAAAATCTCCAAAGAACAAATATTGTATTAGAAATACTTGACGCTAGAGCTCCACTTAGTAGCCAAAATCCACTAACTGAAAAAATTATTAAAAATTCAAATAGGAATAAAATAATACTTTTAAACAAATCAGATCTTGCACAAGAAGAAGAAATTCTAAAATGGAGAGAATATTTTGAAACACTTGGAAATAATGTACTAATCACAAACATATACAAAAAAGGAATGAAAAAACAAATAATAGATAACATAATAAAAATAGCTAATGTGAAAAAAATTAAAACTTACGAAGAAAAAATAAAAGTATTAGTAATAGGAGTGCCAAATGTTGGAAAATCATCAATAATTAACCTACTGGTAGGAAAAAAAAGCACAAGTGTTGCAAATAAACCAGGACACACAAAAAATATACAAATATTAAAAATAAACGAAAGAATTAATATCTTTGACATGCCGGGAATCTTATGGCACAACTTAGAAGATCAAGAGATTGCAAAAAAACTTGCAATACTAGATATGATAAAAAATGAAATAATAGATAATACAGAACTTGCGCTATATCTACTTAAAAAAATGCACATAAATAACAAAACCAAATTACTAAACAAATATAATATAATATCAACAAATTCACTTGAAATTTTAGAAGAATTTGCAAAAACAAGAGGATTTATAAATAAAAAACATAAAATAGACATTGAACGGGCATCAAAAATATTAATAAAAGAATATAGGGAAGGAAAATTTGGAAAAATTATACTTGACGTAAAACGTCATAATAACAATAAATACAAGTCATTTACATAA
- a CDS encoding N-acetylmannosamine-6-phosphate 2-epimerase has product MIEKIKKGLIVSCQALEGEPLHSSFIMSKMALAAKMGGAVGIRANSVLDIHQIKSEIDLPIIGIVKRVYNDSPVFITPTIKEVDELCSEGVDVIALDATLRKRPDGLLLSEFFNKIKEKYPSQLLMADIASLEEAVNADRLGFDFIGTTLHGYTKDTEGCNIADNDFAFLKNLLKCNFKSKLIVEGKIDTPLKAKRSFELGVSLVVVGGAITRPMEITKKFVDKINEVKEIWEYL; this is encoded by the coding sequence ATCATTGAAAAAATTAAAAAAGGTCTAATTGTATCTTGCCAAGCTCTTGAAGGAGAGCCTTTACATAGTAGTTTTATTATGTCTAAGATGGCCTTAGCAGCAAAGATGGGAGGGGCAGTTGGAATTAGGGCCAATAGTGTTCTAGATATTCATCAAATCAAATCAGAAATTGATTTGCCCATAATAGGTATTGTTAAGAGAGTTTATAATGATTCTCCTGTTTTTATTACGCCTACTATTAAAGAAGTCGATGAACTTTGTAGTGAAGGGGTTGATGTGATTGCTCTTGATGCTACTCTTAGAAAGCGTCCCGATGGTCTTTTGTTGTCTGAGTTTTTTAATAAGATTAAAGAAAAATATCCAAGTCAGCTCTTGATGGCAGATATTGCTTCTTTAGAAGAGGCTGTTAATGCAGATAGACTTGGATTTGATTTTATTGGTACGACTTTACATGGATATACCAAGGATACTGAAGGGTGCAATATTGCAGATAATGATTTTGCCTTTTTAAAAAATTTACTTAAGTGTAATTTCAAATCAAAGTTAATAGTTGAGGGAAAAATTGATACTCCTCTTAAGGCTAAGAGAAGCTTTGAGCTTGGGGTTTCTTTAGTTGTTGTAGGTGGAGCTATTACACGGCCTATGGAAATTACAAAAAAATTTGTTGATAAAATAAATGAGGTTAAAGAAATTTGGGAGTATTTATAA
- a CDS encoding PTS transporter subunit EIIC translates to MGKFFENAQKFGRSFMLPIAILPAAGLFLGIGGALSNPATVNTYSFLNVFFLQSVFNIMRTAGAIIFVNLPPIFAIGVAVGLAKSDKGTAGLAAFIGYLVLNSTIGILVDMFSNSEELSKGAVGLILGIRTLETGVFGGIIVGILTYYLHNKFNKIEFPKVLGFFSGSRFIPIIVSFSNIFLAVCMFIFWPYMQAGISKMGVLVDATGYVGTLIYGIFLRMLGPFGLHHIFYLPFWTTGLGGSEIINGKLVEGTQNIFFAELASHSTDKFFIGTSRFMSGRFITMMFGLPGAALALYRLAKPNQKTKVFGLLFSSALTSFLTGITEPLEFSFLFVAPVLYVLHAVFDGFAFMFAHILQITIGQTFSGGFIDFILFGILQGNARTNWVLVPLVGVCWFFLYYFSFAFLISKFNYKTPGREDTINSNDTFLSDATVKGDNVASQVIMGLGGSDNIIELDCCATRLRVTVKDSLKVLKNTLENTGAKGILIKNSGVQVIYGPGVSVLKNEIEEILGN, encoded by the coding sequence ATGGGAAAATTTTTTGAAAATGCCCAAAAATTTGGACGTTCTTTTATGTTGCCTATTGCTATTCTTCCCGCAGCAGGATTATTTTTGGGTATTGGAGGTGCTTTATCTAATCCGGCAACTGTCAACACATATTCTTTTTTGAATGTATTTTTTCTTCAGTCAGTGTTTAATATAATGCGTACCGCCGGTGCTATTATTTTTGTTAATTTGCCACCAATATTTGCAATTGGAGTTGCCGTTGGACTTGCAAAATCAGACAAGGGAACAGCAGGACTTGCTGCTTTTATTGGATATCTTGTTTTGAATTCTACTATTGGTATTTTAGTTGATATGTTTAGTAATTCCGAGGAACTCTCAAAAGGAGCTGTTGGATTAATACTTGGAATTAGAACTTTAGAAACAGGTGTTTTTGGAGGAATTATTGTTGGCATTTTAACTTATTATCTTCATAATAAGTTTAATAAAATTGAATTTCCAAAAGTTCTTGGATTTTTTTCAGGTTCTAGATTTATACCAATAATAGTTTCTTTTTCAAATATTTTTCTTGCTGTATGTATGTTTATATTTTGGCCATACATGCAAGCTGGGATTAGCAAAATGGGTGTCTTAGTGGATGCAACAGGATATGTTGGTACTCTTATTTACGGGATTTTTTTACGAATGCTTGGTCCTTTTGGACTGCATCATATATTTTATTTGCCTTTCTGGACAACAGGTCTTGGTGGTTCTGAAATTATTAATGGTAAGTTAGTTGAAGGAACTCAGAATATCTTTTTTGCTGAACTTGCCTCTCATAGTACTGATAAATTTTTTATTGGAACTAGTCGTTTTATGAGTGGAAGATTTATTACTATGATGTTTGGATTACCAGGTGCTGCTCTTGCGCTTTATCGCCTTGCAAAGCCTAATCAAAAGACAAAGGTTTTTGGTCTTTTATTCTCATCAGCTTTAACTTCTTTTTTGACAGGAATAACAGAACCTCTTGAATTTTCTTTTCTTTTTGTGGCACCAGTTCTTTATGTGCTTCATGCAGTATTTGATGGTTTTGCATTTATGTTTGCTCATATTTTACAAATCACAATAGGACAGACTTTTTCTGGAGGATTTATTGATTTTATTCTTTTTGGAATTTTGCAGGGGAATGCAAGAACAAATTGGGTTTTAGTTCCATTGGTAGGTGTTTGTTGGTTTTTCCTATATTATTTTAGTTTTGCTTTTTTAATATCTAAATTCAACTATAAAACCCCTGGGAGAGAAGATACTATAAATTCTAATGACACATTTCTTTCTGATGCAACTGTCAAGGGAGATAATGTTGCATCTCAAGTAATTATGGGACTTGGGGGTAGTGATAATATTATTGAACTTGATTGTTGTGCTACAAGGCTTAGAGTTACTGTGAAAGATTCGCTTAAAGTTTTAAAAAATACCTTGGAGAATACAGGAGCAAAGGGAATCCTTATTAAGAATAGTGGCGTGCAGGTGATTTATGGTCCTGGTGTTAGTGTGCTTAAAAATGAAATTGAAGAAATTCTTGGTAATTAA
- a CDS encoding alpha/beta hydrolase: MNIKNTIFILIFLLLLIVVGPRMKFRNEFEETKIPNKLGEIDQYLLTEESKFNLEANTKKEIIWNGDQKRTEYAVIYIHGFGASKNEIYPIPNNIAKALNANIFFTRLKGHGINDKNAFKDVKTKDWLRDIDEAIQIGQSIGEKLILIGTSNGGACAIWALKNYPDKIYSAVLISPNIYPKDKRTSLIYYPWGRQIAYLITGGYNELEIRQNKRIEHEEITPFHSPIRQVDSIIAMMGLVKLINNNGFNEIKTPLTIAYSPNDPTVDSQTINKFISEYGGYKKTIPIILVESFHSHVPAGNHSYRSAQNTSYLTKHAVDFIKNIKSK; encoded by the coding sequence ATGAATATAAAAAACACAATTTTTATCTTGATATTCTTACTTCTTTTAATAGTAGTAGGACCAAGAATGAAATTTAGAAATGAATTTGAAGAAACCAAAATTCCCAATAAACTTGGAGAAATTGATCAATACTTACTAACTGAAGAATCCAAGTTCAATCTAGAAGCAAATACAAAAAAAGAAATCATATGGAACGGGGATCAAAAAAGAACAGAATACGCAGTAATATATATTCATGGATTTGGAGCATCTAAAAATGAGATTTATCCTATCCCAAATAACATAGCAAAAGCATTAAACGCAAATATCTTCTTTACAAGACTCAAAGGACACGGAATTAACGACAAAAACGCATTTAAAGACGTCAAAACTAAAGACTGGTTAAGAGATATTGATGAAGCCATTCAAATTGGACAATCAATAGGAGAAAAATTAATACTCATTGGAACCTCAAACGGTGGAGCTTGTGCTATTTGGGCATTAAAAAACTACCCAGACAAAATATATTCTGCCGTTTTAATATCACCTAATATTTATCCTAAAGATAAAAGAACAAGTTTAATTTACTATCCTTGGGGACGTCAAATTGCTTACCTTATAACAGGTGGATATAATGAACTTGAAATAAGGCAAAATAAAAGAATAGAACATGAAGAGATCACACCATTCCATTCACCAATACGACAAGTCGATTCAATAATTGCAATGATGGGCCTCGTTAAATTAATTAATAATAATGGTTTCAATGAGATAAAAACTCCGCTAACAATAGCTTATTCCCCAAATGACCCTACAGTAGATTCTCAAACAATAAATAAATTCATAAGTGAATATGGGGGATATAAAAAAACAATACCAATAATCCTTGTTGAAAGCTTTCACTCCCATGTTCCTGCAGGAAATCATAGTTACAGGAGTGCTCAAAATACATCTTATTTAACAAAACATGCGGTTGATTTTATTAAAAATATAAAAAGCAAGTGA
- a CDS encoding transcriptional repressor — MNNNTIEVHSTLEKVGITNDPILLKSLTTELGMKASHSRNRIILHIASNPKEYFTAKEIYNKLIKEIPSLSKATVYNTLNILKERNILKDIKTTDQKETRFYLSLTSTIAHFKCNKCNQVYPIQLDDIKDILKDKLGEEWKTKSIEIIYSGSCNNCYQQSKKEKSNIDYENN; from the coding sequence ATGAACAACAATACAATAGAGGTACATTCCACTTTAGAAAAAGTCGGAATTACTAATGACCCTATCTTGCTAAAATCATTAACAACAGAGTTGGGCATGAAAGCCTCACATTCAAGAAATAGAATAATTCTACACATTGCCTCAAATCCAAAAGAGTATTTTACAGCAAAAGAAATTTACAATAAATTAATAAAAGAAATACCAAGTTTATCAAAAGCAACAGTGTATAATACATTAAACATTTTAAAAGAACGTAATATTCTTAAAGATATAAAAACAACCGATCAAAAAGAAACAAGATTCTATCTAAGTTTGACTTCTACAATAGCTCACTTTAAATGCAACAAATGCAATCAAGTCTATCCCATCCAACTTGATGACATTAAAGATATTCTGAAAGACAAACTTGGAGAAGAATGGAAAACCAAATCCATTGAAATTATTTACTCAGGATCATGTAATAATTGTTATCAACAATCTAAAAAAGAAAAATCTAATATTGATTATGAAAATAATTAA